A single genomic interval of Malania oleifera isolate guangnan ecotype guangnan chromosome 13, ASM2987363v1, whole genome shotgun sequence harbors:
- the LOC131146546 gene encoding DEAD-box ATP-dependent RNA helicase 7 — protein MPSLAFHDSPSSEGLKLKKKEKKMKDIAEIDTSVERKTDKKDKKRKSVEMAEEDNEEARSETSAELGEPVNAATVKKKKKKAKVDAEEGGEGEENPNALTRFRISERLRELLKSKGIKSLFPIQAMTYDTILDGSDLVGRARTGQGKTLAFVLPILESLVNGPSKDSRKTGYGRAPSVLVLLPTRELAQQVHADFEVYGGALGLSSCCLYGGAPYRSQEIQLKRGVDIVVGTPGRIKDHIERQNIDLSYLKFRVLDEADEMLRMGFVDDVELILGKVEDVRKVQTLLFSATLPGWVKDIASKFFKPNKKTADLVGNEKMKASTNVRHIVIPCSSSARPQLIPDIIRCYSSGGRTIIFTETKDSTAQLAGVLPGARALHGDIQQSQREVTLSGFRSGKFMILVATNVAARGLDINDVQLIIQCEPPRDVEAYIHRSGRTGRAGNSGVAVMLYDPRKSNTSKIERESGVKFEHISAPQPTDVAKAAGIEAAGTITQISDSVIPAFLSAAEELLNTSGLSAVELLAKALAKAAGYTDIKSRSLLTSMENYVTMHLEAGKPIYTPSFAFGILRRFLPEEKVGAVQGLTLTADGMGAVFDVPVEDLETYLAGQESAANVSLDAVKVLPRLQEREQSRGGRFSSGGRGGRGGFSDRGGRFSGGRGGRGGFSDGRNGRFSNYSGGRGRGNANRW, from the exons ATGCCTTCTCTCGCTTTTCACGATTCCCCCTCATCCGAAGGCCTTAAgctcaagaagaaggagaagaagatgaaggaCATCGCTGAAATCGATACTTCGGTGGAGAGGAAGACGGACAAGAAGGACAAGAAGCGTAAGTCTGTGGAGATGGCGGAAGAGGACAACGAGGAAGCAAGGAGCGAAACGAGTGCTGAATTGGGCGAGCCGGTGAATGCTGCGACcgttaagaagaagaagaagaaggcgaaGGTTGATGCGGAAGAGGGTGGGGAGGGCGAGGAGAACCCCAATGCTTTGACGAGGTTTCGGATTTCGGAGCGGCTGAGGGAGTTGTTGAAGTCGAAGGGTATTAAGTCGCTGTTTCCAATCCAAGCGATGACATATGATACTATTCTGGATGGCTCAGATTTGGTTGGTCGGGCGCGCACTGGACAG GGTAAAACTCTTGCCTTTGTGTTGCCCATCTTGGAGTCTTTGGTAAATGGGCCTTCAAAAGATTCACGGAAGACTGGGTATGGGAGGGCACCAAGTGTTTTAGTGCTTCTGCCAACCAGGGAATTGGCCCAACAG GTGCATGCTGACTTTGAAGTTTATGGTGGAGCATTGGGGTTGTCTTCTTGTTGTTTATATGGTGGAGCCCCCTACCGTTCTCAAGAGATTCAATTAAAAAGGGGGGTTGATATAGTTGTTGGCACACCGGGTCGCATAAag GACCACATAGAAAGGCAAAATATTGACTTGAGTTATTTGAAGTTCCGTGTCCTTGATGAGGCTGATGAAATGTTGAGGATGGGATTTGTTGATGATGTTGAACTTATTTTAG GCAAGGTGGAGGATGTCCGCAAAGTTCAGACACTTCTCTTCAGTGCCACCTTACCAGGCTGGGTGAAGGAT ATTGCTTCTAAGTTTTTTAAGCCGAATAAGAAAACTGCTGATCTTGTCGGTAATGAGAAAATGAAGGCTAGTACCAATGTTAGACACATTGTTATTCCCTGTTCCAGTTCAGCCAGACCCCAGCTTATCCCTGATATTATTCGTTGTTATAGCAG TGGTGGCCGTACGATTATTTTCACGGAGACAAAGGACTCTACTGCTCAACTTGCTGGAGTATTGCCAGGGGCACGGGCTTTGCATGGAGACATACAGCAGTCTCAACGTGAG GTCACACTGTCTGGATTTAGATCTGGAAAATTTATGATATTAGTTGCCACAAATGTTGCAGCACGGGGTTTAGACATCAATGATGTGCAGTTAATCATTCAG TGTGAACCTCCACGTGATGTAGAAGCTTACATCCATCGATCTGGGCGCACAGGGAGAGCTG gAAATAGTGGGGTTGCTGTTATGCTTTATGATCCAAGAAAGTCAAACACATCTAAGATAGAAAGGGAATCTGGTGTGAAGTTTGAGCACATATCTGCTCCTCAGCCAACTGATGTTGCCAAAGCTGCTGGCATAGAAGCAGCAGGAACAATCACCCAAATTTCTGATAG TGTTATTCCTGCATTCTTGTCTGCGGCTGAAGAGTTATTGAATACCTCTGGTTTATCAGCAGTAGAATTACTAGCAAAAGCTCTTGCAAAGGCTGCT GGTTATACTGACATAAAGAGCAGATCACTTCTCACTTCTATGGAGAACTATGTCACAATGCATCTTGAGGCTGGGAAACCCATCTATACACCATC TTTCGCTTTTGGCATATTGAGGAGATTCTTGCCTGAGGAGAAGGTTGGGGCAGTGCAGGGTCTTACTCTTACTGCTGATGGAATGGGTGCGGTGTTCGATGTTCcagttgaagatttggagacatatCTTGCTG GTCAGGAAAGTGCAGCTAATGTGAGTTTGGATGCGGTGAAAGTCTTGCCACGCTTGCAAGAAAGAGAGCAATCAAGAGGAGGAAGATTTAGCAGTGGAGGTCGTGGTGGCCGTGGTGGATTTTCTGACAGAGGTGGTAGGTTTTCAGGCGGTAGAGGGGGCAGGGGTGGCTTCTCTGATGGGAGAAATGGTAGATTTTCAAACTACAGTGGTGGGAGAGGTCGTGGCAATGCCAACAGATGGTGA